The Tigriopus californicus strain San Diego chromosome 5, Tcal_SD_v2.1, whole genome shotgun sequence genome includes a region encoding these proteins:
- the LOC131881420 gene encoding uncharacterized protein LOC131881420 isoform X4 yields the protein MIPYLIASGLTFPFYYELKIIFLLWLISPVSRGSLGSSMLYRKLIHPNLMKREDEIDRMIGKLQEQGYNTAIRFGSQAFQYVTNLVMTTAIRGGGGIVSQLKKSYSLTDLSNMDEADYDQHGKSRDPANRSYPRAIGYHGQPEDDPYFSRERSESRGSGSRSRDNPYEPMFYSESPMRHHTRRQISETHGDAASSGYSSGAEFLPVQDELMHTDDYELYDPRLHSIRYRTPTSTRPYVPSQSAPLGPSNVALRNRPRPKKPQEDTFSDGENYYEATSRLSNQINQQIFQQPQSRPLSRSSSISDSYYPSEAETDCTDLADPNDEEDEDDEDEVWVEPFEDPVITGQLTFLVGPQAPGQKTPIGDDETQGTLKKKDELDGERTPIGGDRMADLAQIQDLERVALRLRETMEQAPPPVPMKFSHSSASPSTRREPFIEERPLPSVAMGRETRSRTGSISSQSGSNTSSRPQSRGERIQRKQRAPQPPSGDPGWVIHPRPPPLSYPQPAASNYDAEQEKLIRPVAPKMTYPDQTRPKLRDVELQGPITSTPVPFSFPRMSTRTEEPQFREEAAALYPIQEKSSPMPIGYRPTSPRNMPGAPAIQGTLSPNLDQSESASGLSVSPSKCPHCTIHSWLPHSSNCAKWKGGVRRRP from the exons GTTCCCTTTTTATTATGAACTGAAGATCATCTTTCTCCTGTGGCTCATCTCGCCCGTCTCCCGGGGGTCTTTGGGCTCTAGCATGCTTTACCGGAAACTCATTCATCCGAATCTCATGAAAAGAGAGGATGAGATCGATCGCATGATTGGCAAGCTCCAAGAGCAAGGCTACAACACGGCCATTCGATTTGGAAGTCAAGCCTTCCAATACGTGACCAACTTGGTCATGACCACTGCTATCAGA GGTGGAGGTGGTATTGTCAGCCAATTGAAGAAGAGCTACAGTCTTACGGATCTCTCCAACATGGACGAGGCCGATTATGATCAACACGGCAAGTCGCGGGATCCCGCCAATCGAAGCTATCCAAGGGCCATAGGATATCATGGACAACCTGAAGACGATCCTT ATTTTTCCCGTGAACGATCGGAATCTCGAGGAAGCGGATCTCGAAGTCGAGATAACCCATACGAGCCGATGTTCTACTCAGAGTCACCCATGAGACATCATACCAGACGTCAAATTTCGGAGACCCACGG TGACGCTGCTAGCTCTGGTTATTCAAGTGGGGCGGAGTTTCTTCCCGTTCAAGATGAACTCATGCATACCGACGACTATGAGCTCTATGATCCTCGACTTCATTCGATTAGATATCGAACGCCAACCTCTACCCGTCCTTATGTCCCCTCCCAATCTGCACCCTTAGGACCTTCCAATGTGGCCCTGAGAAATCGACCCAGGCCCAAAAAGCCTCAAGAG GATACGTTTTCCGATGGAGAAAACTATTACGAAGCCACCTCGCGCTTAAGTAACCAGATCAACCAGCAGATTTTTCAGCAACCTCAATCAAGACCCCTTTCAAGATCTTCGTCCATATCCGATTCCTACTATCCATCTGAAGCTGAAACGGATTGCACGGATCTCGCAGACCCCaacgatgaagaagatgaagatgatgaggacgaggTGTGGGTTGAGCCTTTCGAGGACCCAGTTATCACTGGGCAACTGACATTTCTGGTTGGACCTCAAGCACCTGGACAGAAAACCCCAATAGGAGATgatgaaacccaaggaacattgaagaagaAGGACGAACTTGACGGGGAAAGAACCCCAATTGGTGGAGACAGAATGGCCGATCTGGCTCAAATTCAGGATTTGGAGAGGGTGGCCTTGAGGTTGCGAGAGACCATGGAACAGGCACCACCGCCTGTGCCAATGAAATTCAGTCATTCCTCGGCCAGCCCTTCCACCCGCAGAGAGCCCTTCATCGAGGAGAGGCCGCTTCCAAGTGTTGCCATGGGCAGAGAAACCAGATCCCGCACAGGTTCAATCTCCTCTCAAAGTGGATCAAACACTTCAAGCCGTCCCCAATCCCGAGGCGAACGAATTCAACGAAAACAAAGAGCCCCTCAACCTCCTAGTGGGGATCCTGGATGGGTTATTCATCCTAGACCACCTCCGCTTTCCTATCCTCAACCAGCTGCGTCAAATTATGATGCGGAACAAGAGAAGTTGATCAGACCTGTCGCCCCCAAAATGACCTATCCGGATCAAACCAGGCCCAAGCTTAGAGATGTGGAGCTTCAAGGGCCCATAACGTCAACCCCTGTTCCATTTTCGTTTCCTCGGATGTCCACAAGAACCGAGGAACCTCAATTCCGAGAGGAAGCCGCGGCCTTGTATCCAATTCAAGAGAAATCCTCCCCCATGCCAATAGGCTATCGGCCTACGTCCCCCCGGAATATGCCAGGAGCTCCCGCTATTCAGGGCACTTTGTCCCCGAACCTCGATCAAAGCGAAAGTGCCTCGGGCTTGTCTGTGAGCCCTTCAAAATGCCCCCATTGTACAATTCACAGTTGGCTGCCGCATTCGTCAAATTGCGCCAAGTGGAAAGGAGGCGTCCGTCGAAGACCGTAG
- the LOC131881420 gene encoding uncharacterized protein LOC131881420 isoform X3 codes for MTYPLYAACRLVFGTLYPAYASYKAVRTKNVREYVKWMMYWIVFAFFTTFESMADLFIAFWFPFYYELKIIFLLWLISPVSRGSLGSSMLYRKLIHPNLMKREDEIDRMIGKLQEQGYNTAIRFGSQAFQYVTNLVMTTAIRGGGGIVSQLKKSYSLTDLSNMDEADYDQHGKSRDPANRSYPRAIGYHGQPEDDPYFSRERSESRGSGSRSRDNPYEPMFYSESPMRHHTRRQISETHGDAASSGYSSGAEFLPVQDELMHTDDYELYDPRLHSIRYRTPTSTRPYVPSQSAPLGPSNVALRNRPRPKKPQEDTFSDGENYYEATSRLSNQINQQIFQQPQSRPLSRSSSISDSYYPSEAETDCTDLADPNDEEDEDDEDEVWVEPFEDPVITGQLTFLVGPQAPGQKTPIGDDETQGTLKKKDELDGERTPIGGDRMADLAQIQDLERVALRLRETMEQAPPPVPMKFSHSSASPSTRREPFIEERPLPSVAMGRETRSRTGSISSQSGSNTSSRPQSRGERIQRKQRAPQPPSGDPGWVIHPRPPPLSYPQPAASNYDAEQEKLIRPVAPKMTYPDQTRPKLRDVELQGPITSTPVPFSFPRMSTRTEEPQFREEAAALYPIQEKSSPMPIGYRPTSPRNMPGAPAIQGTLSPNLDQSESASGLSVSPSKCPHCTIHSWLPHSSNCAKWKGGVRRRP; via the exons ATGACTTACCCACTTTATGCTGCTTGCAGACTGGTTTTTGGGACCCTCTACCCTGCCTATGCGTCATATAAGGCTGTGAGGACAAAGAATGTCAGAGAATAT GTGAAATGGATGATGTACTGGATCGTGTTCGCTTTCTTCACTACCTTTGAATCCATGGCGGATCTGTTCATAGCATTCTG GTTCCCTTTTTATTATGAACTGAAGATCATCTTTCTCCTGTGGCTCATCTCGCCCGTCTCCCGGGGGTCTTTGGGCTCTAGCATGCTTTACCGGAAACTCATTCATCCGAATCTCATGAAAAGAGAGGATGAGATCGATCGCATGATTGGCAAGCTCCAAGAGCAAGGCTACAACACGGCCATTCGATTTGGAAGTCAAGCCTTCCAATACGTGACCAACTTGGTCATGACCACTGCTATCAGA GGTGGAGGTGGTATTGTCAGCCAATTGAAGAAGAGCTACAGTCTTACGGATCTCTCCAACATGGACGAGGCCGATTATGATCAACACGGCAAGTCGCGGGATCCCGCCAATCGAAGCTATCCAAGGGCCATAGGATATCATGGACAACCTGAAGACGATCCTT ATTTTTCCCGTGAACGATCGGAATCTCGAGGAAGCGGATCTCGAAGTCGAGATAACCCATACGAGCCGATGTTCTACTCAGAGTCACCCATGAGACATCATACCAGACGTCAAATTTCGGAGACCCACGG TGACGCTGCTAGCTCTGGTTATTCAAGTGGGGCGGAGTTTCTTCCCGTTCAAGATGAACTCATGCATACCGACGACTATGAGCTCTATGATCCTCGACTTCATTCGATTAGATATCGAACGCCAACCTCTACCCGTCCTTATGTCCCCTCCCAATCTGCACCCTTAGGACCTTCCAATGTGGCCCTGAGAAATCGACCCAGGCCCAAAAAGCCTCAAGAG GATACGTTTTCCGATGGAGAAAACTATTACGAAGCCACCTCGCGCTTAAGTAACCAGATCAACCAGCAGATTTTTCAGCAACCTCAATCAAGACCCCTTTCAAGATCTTCGTCCATATCCGATTCCTACTATCCATCTGAAGCTGAAACGGATTGCACGGATCTCGCAGACCCCaacgatgaagaagatgaagatgatgaggacgaggTGTGGGTTGAGCCTTTCGAGGACCCAGTTATCACTGGGCAACTGACATTTCTGGTTGGACCTCAAGCACCTGGACAGAAAACCCCAATAGGAGATgatgaaacccaaggaacattgaagaagaAGGACGAACTTGACGGGGAAAGAACCCCAATTGGTGGAGACAGAATGGCCGATCTGGCTCAAATTCAGGATTTGGAGAGGGTGGCCTTGAGGTTGCGAGAGACCATGGAACAGGCACCACCGCCTGTGCCAATGAAATTCAGTCATTCCTCGGCCAGCCCTTCCACCCGCAGAGAGCCCTTCATCGAGGAGAGGCCGCTTCCAAGTGTTGCCATGGGCAGAGAAACCAGATCCCGCACAGGTTCAATCTCCTCTCAAAGTGGATCAAACACTTCAAGCCGTCCCCAATCCCGAGGCGAACGAATTCAACGAAAACAAAGAGCCCCTCAACCTCCTAGTGGGGATCCTGGATGGGTTATTCATCCTAGACCACCTCCGCTTTCCTATCCTCAACCAGCTGCGTCAAATTATGATGCGGAACAAGAGAAGTTGATCAGACCTGTCGCCCCCAAAATGACCTATCCGGATCAAACCAGGCCCAAGCTTAGAGATGTGGAGCTTCAAGGGCCCATAACGTCAACCCCTGTTCCATTTTCGTTTCCTCGGATGTCCACAAGAACCGAGGAACCTCAATTCCGAGAGGAAGCCGCGGCCTTGTATCCAATTCAAGAGAAATCCTCCCCCATGCCAATAGGCTATCGGCCTACGTCCCCCCGGAATATGCCAGGAGCTCCCGCTATTCAGGGCACTTTGTCCCCGAACCTCGATCAAAGCGAAAGTGCCTCGGGCTTGTCTGTGAGCCCTTCAAAATGCCCCCATTGTACAATTCACAGTTGGCTGCCGCATTCGTCAAATTGCGCCAAGTGGAAAGGAGGCGTCCGTCGAAGACCGTAG
- the LOC131881420 gene encoding uncharacterized protein LOC131881420 isoform X2 encodes MIPYLIASGLTLVFGTLYPAYASYKAVRTKNVREYVKWMMYWIVFAFFTTFESMADLFIAFWFPFYYELKIIFLLWLISPVSRGSLGSSMLYRKLIHPNLMKREDEIDRMIGKLQEQGYNTAIRFGSQAFQYVTNLVMTTAIRGGGGIVSQLKKSYSLTDLSNMDEADYDQHGKSRDPANRSYPRAIGYHGQPEDDPYFSRERSESRGSGSRSRDNPYEPMFYSESPMRHHTRRQISETHGDAASSGYSSGAEFLPVQDELMHTDDYELYDPRLHSIRYRTPTSTRPYVPSQSAPLGPSNVALRNRPRPKKPQEDTFSDGENYYEATSRLSNQINQQIFQQPQSRPLSRSSSISDSYYPSEAETDCTDLADPNDEEDEDDEDEVWVEPFEDPVITGQLTFLVGPQAPGQKTPIGDDETQGTLKKKDELDGERTPIGGDRMADLAQIQDLERVALRLRETMEQAPPPVPMKFSHSSASPSTRREPFIEERPLPSVAMGRETRSRTGSISSQSGSNTSSRPQSRGERIQRKQRAPQPPSGDPGWVIHPRPPPLSYPQPAASNYDAEQEKLIRPVAPKMTYPDQTRPKLRDVELQGPITSTPVPFSFPRMSTRTEEPQFREEAAALYPIQEKSSPMPIGYRPTSPRNMPGAPAIQGTLSPNLDQSESASGLSVSPSKCPHCTIHSWLPHSSNCAKWKGGVRRRP; translated from the exons ACTGGTTTTTGGGACCCTCTACCCTGCCTATGCGTCATATAAGGCTGTGAGGACAAAGAATGTCAGAGAATAT GTGAAATGGATGATGTACTGGATCGTGTTCGCTTTCTTCACTACCTTTGAATCCATGGCGGATCTGTTCATAGCATTCTG GTTCCCTTTTTATTATGAACTGAAGATCATCTTTCTCCTGTGGCTCATCTCGCCCGTCTCCCGGGGGTCTTTGGGCTCTAGCATGCTTTACCGGAAACTCATTCATCCGAATCTCATGAAAAGAGAGGATGAGATCGATCGCATGATTGGCAAGCTCCAAGAGCAAGGCTACAACACGGCCATTCGATTTGGAAGTCAAGCCTTCCAATACGTGACCAACTTGGTCATGACCACTGCTATCAGA GGTGGAGGTGGTATTGTCAGCCAATTGAAGAAGAGCTACAGTCTTACGGATCTCTCCAACATGGACGAGGCCGATTATGATCAACACGGCAAGTCGCGGGATCCCGCCAATCGAAGCTATCCAAGGGCCATAGGATATCATGGACAACCTGAAGACGATCCTT ATTTTTCCCGTGAACGATCGGAATCTCGAGGAAGCGGATCTCGAAGTCGAGATAACCCATACGAGCCGATGTTCTACTCAGAGTCACCCATGAGACATCATACCAGACGTCAAATTTCGGAGACCCACGG TGACGCTGCTAGCTCTGGTTATTCAAGTGGGGCGGAGTTTCTTCCCGTTCAAGATGAACTCATGCATACCGACGACTATGAGCTCTATGATCCTCGACTTCATTCGATTAGATATCGAACGCCAACCTCTACCCGTCCTTATGTCCCCTCCCAATCTGCACCCTTAGGACCTTCCAATGTGGCCCTGAGAAATCGACCCAGGCCCAAAAAGCCTCAAGAG GATACGTTTTCCGATGGAGAAAACTATTACGAAGCCACCTCGCGCTTAAGTAACCAGATCAACCAGCAGATTTTTCAGCAACCTCAATCAAGACCCCTTTCAAGATCTTCGTCCATATCCGATTCCTACTATCCATCTGAAGCTGAAACGGATTGCACGGATCTCGCAGACCCCaacgatgaagaagatgaagatgatgaggacgaggTGTGGGTTGAGCCTTTCGAGGACCCAGTTATCACTGGGCAACTGACATTTCTGGTTGGACCTCAAGCACCTGGACAGAAAACCCCAATAGGAGATgatgaaacccaaggaacattgaagaagaAGGACGAACTTGACGGGGAAAGAACCCCAATTGGTGGAGACAGAATGGCCGATCTGGCTCAAATTCAGGATTTGGAGAGGGTGGCCTTGAGGTTGCGAGAGACCATGGAACAGGCACCACCGCCTGTGCCAATGAAATTCAGTCATTCCTCGGCCAGCCCTTCCACCCGCAGAGAGCCCTTCATCGAGGAGAGGCCGCTTCCAAGTGTTGCCATGGGCAGAGAAACCAGATCCCGCACAGGTTCAATCTCCTCTCAAAGTGGATCAAACACTTCAAGCCGTCCCCAATCCCGAGGCGAACGAATTCAACGAAAACAAAGAGCCCCTCAACCTCCTAGTGGGGATCCTGGATGGGTTATTCATCCTAGACCACCTCCGCTTTCCTATCCTCAACCAGCTGCGTCAAATTATGATGCGGAACAAGAGAAGTTGATCAGACCTGTCGCCCCCAAAATGACCTATCCGGATCAAACCAGGCCCAAGCTTAGAGATGTGGAGCTTCAAGGGCCCATAACGTCAACCCCTGTTCCATTTTCGTTTCCTCGGATGTCCACAAGAACCGAGGAACCTCAATTCCGAGAGGAAGCCGCGGCCTTGTATCCAATTCAAGAGAAATCCTCCCCCATGCCAATAGGCTATCGGCCTACGTCCCCCCGGAATATGCCAGGAGCTCCCGCTATTCAGGGCACTTTGTCCCCGAACCTCGATCAAAGCGAAAGTGCCTCGGGCTTGTCTGTGAGCCCTTCAAAATGCCCCCATTGTACAATTCACAGTTGGCTGCCGCATTCGTCAAATTGCGCCAAGTGGAAAGGAGGCGTCCGTCGAAGACCGTAG
- the LOC131881420 gene encoding uncharacterized protein LOC131881420 isoform X5, whose protein sequence is MLYRKLIHPNLMKREDEIDRMIGKLQEQGYNTAIRFGSQAFQYVTNLVMTTAIRGGGGIVSQLKKSYSLTDLSNMDEADYDQHGKSRDPANRSYPRAIGYHGQPEDDPYFSRERSESRGSGSRSRDNPYEPMFYSESPMRHHTRRQISETHGDAASSGYSSGAEFLPVQDELMHTDDYELYDPRLHSIRYRTPTSTRPYVPSQSAPLGPSNVALRNRPRPKKPQEDTFSDGENYYEATSRLSNQINQQIFQQPQSRPLSRSSSISDSYYPSEAETDCTDLADPNDEEDEDDEDEVWVEPFEDPVITGQLTFLVGPQAPGQKTPIGDDETQGTLKKKDELDGERTPIGGDRMADLAQIQDLERVALRLRETMEQAPPPVPMKFSHSSASPSTRREPFIEERPLPSVAMGRETRSRTGSISSQSGSNTSSRPQSRGERIQRKQRAPQPPSGDPGWVIHPRPPPLSYPQPAASNYDAEQEKLIRPVAPKMTYPDQTRPKLRDVELQGPITSTPVPFSFPRMSTRTEEPQFREEAAALYPIQEKSSPMPIGYRPTSPRNMPGAPAIQGTLSPNLDQSESASGLSVSPSKCPHCTIHSWLPHSSNCAKWKGGVRRRP, encoded by the exons ATGCTTTACCGGAAACTCATTCATCCGAATCTCATGAAAAGAGAGGATGAGATCGATCGCATGATTGGCAAGCTCCAAGAGCAAGGCTACAACACGGCCATTCGATTTGGAAGTCAAGCCTTCCAATACGTGACCAACTTGGTCATGACCACTGCTATCAGA GGTGGAGGTGGTATTGTCAGCCAATTGAAGAAGAGCTACAGTCTTACGGATCTCTCCAACATGGACGAGGCCGATTATGATCAACACGGCAAGTCGCGGGATCCCGCCAATCGAAGCTATCCAAGGGCCATAGGATATCATGGACAACCTGAAGACGATCCTT ATTTTTCCCGTGAACGATCGGAATCTCGAGGAAGCGGATCTCGAAGTCGAGATAACCCATACGAGCCGATGTTCTACTCAGAGTCACCCATGAGACATCATACCAGACGTCAAATTTCGGAGACCCACGG TGACGCTGCTAGCTCTGGTTATTCAAGTGGGGCGGAGTTTCTTCCCGTTCAAGATGAACTCATGCATACCGACGACTATGAGCTCTATGATCCTCGACTTCATTCGATTAGATATCGAACGCCAACCTCTACCCGTCCTTATGTCCCCTCCCAATCTGCACCCTTAGGACCTTCCAATGTGGCCCTGAGAAATCGACCCAGGCCCAAAAAGCCTCAAGAG GATACGTTTTCCGATGGAGAAAACTATTACGAAGCCACCTCGCGCTTAAGTAACCAGATCAACCAGCAGATTTTTCAGCAACCTCAATCAAGACCCCTTTCAAGATCTTCGTCCATATCCGATTCCTACTATCCATCTGAAGCTGAAACGGATTGCACGGATCTCGCAGACCCCaacgatgaagaagatgaagatgatgaggacgaggTGTGGGTTGAGCCTTTCGAGGACCCAGTTATCACTGGGCAACTGACATTTCTGGTTGGACCTCAAGCACCTGGACAGAAAACCCCAATAGGAGATgatgaaacccaaggaacattgaagaagaAGGACGAACTTGACGGGGAAAGAACCCCAATTGGTGGAGACAGAATGGCCGATCTGGCTCAAATTCAGGATTTGGAGAGGGTGGCCTTGAGGTTGCGAGAGACCATGGAACAGGCACCACCGCCTGTGCCAATGAAATTCAGTCATTCCTCGGCCAGCCCTTCCACCCGCAGAGAGCCCTTCATCGAGGAGAGGCCGCTTCCAAGTGTTGCCATGGGCAGAGAAACCAGATCCCGCACAGGTTCAATCTCCTCTCAAAGTGGATCAAACACTTCAAGCCGTCCCCAATCCCGAGGCGAACGAATTCAACGAAAACAAAGAGCCCCTCAACCTCCTAGTGGGGATCCTGGATGGGTTATTCATCCTAGACCACCTCCGCTTTCCTATCCTCAACCAGCTGCGTCAAATTATGATGCGGAACAAGAGAAGTTGATCAGACCTGTCGCCCCCAAAATGACCTATCCGGATCAAACCAGGCCCAAGCTTAGAGATGTGGAGCTTCAAGGGCCCATAACGTCAACCCCTGTTCCATTTTCGTTTCCTCGGATGTCCACAAGAACCGAGGAACCTCAATTCCGAGAGGAAGCCGCGGCCTTGTATCCAATTCAAGAGAAATCCTCCCCCATGCCAATAGGCTATCGGCCTACGTCCCCCCGGAATATGCCAGGAGCTCCCGCTATTCAGGGCACTTTGTCCCCGAACCTCGATCAAAGCGAAAGTGCCTCGGGCTTGTCTGTGAGCCCTTCAAAATGCCCCCATTGTACAATTCACAGTTGGCTGCCGCATTCGTCAAATTGCGCCAAGTGGAAAGGAGGCGTCCGTCGAAGACCGTAG
- the LOC131881420 gene encoding uncharacterized protein LOC131881420 isoform X1, whose protein sequence is MIGRRSSSPQSLKTDLHSERLPNRSLYLCLDWKKRRGHPSRISSRGRDPSTSMKLEISRVPSRFWFPFYYELKIIFLLWLISPVSRGSLGSSMLYRKLIHPNLMKREDEIDRMIGKLQEQGYNTAIRFGSQAFQYVTNLVMTTAIRGGGGIVSQLKKSYSLTDLSNMDEADYDQHGKSRDPANRSYPRAIGYHGQPEDDPYFSRERSESRGSGSRSRDNPYEPMFYSESPMRHHTRRQISETHGDAASSGYSSGAEFLPVQDELMHTDDYELYDPRLHSIRYRTPTSTRPYVPSQSAPLGPSNVALRNRPRPKKPQEDTFSDGENYYEATSRLSNQINQQIFQQPQSRPLSRSSSISDSYYPSEAETDCTDLADPNDEEDEDDEDEVWVEPFEDPVITGQLTFLVGPQAPGQKTPIGDDETQGTLKKKDELDGERTPIGGDRMADLAQIQDLERVALRLRETMEQAPPPVPMKFSHSSASPSTRREPFIEERPLPSVAMGRETRSRTGSISSQSGSNTSSRPQSRGERIQRKQRAPQPPSGDPGWVIHPRPPPLSYPQPAASNYDAEQEKLIRPVAPKMTYPDQTRPKLRDVELQGPITSTPVPFSFPRMSTRTEEPQFREEAAALYPIQEKSSPMPIGYRPTSPRNMPGAPAIQGTLSPNLDQSESASGLSVSPSKCPHCTIHSWLPHSSNCAKWKGGVRRRP, encoded by the exons ATGATTGGAAGGCGGTCATCTTCACCGCAGAGCTTG AAGACTGATCTTCATTCCGAACGACTTCCAAATCGTAGTCTGTACTTATGTTTGGATTGGAAGAAGAGACGTGGACATCCGTCAAGAATTTCTAGTCGAGGTCGCGACCCCTCAACCTCGATGAAACTCGAGATTTCGCGTGTTCCATCGAGATTCTG GTTCCCTTTTTATTATGAACTGAAGATCATCTTTCTCCTGTGGCTCATCTCGCCCGTCTCCCGGGGGTCTTTGGGCTCTAGCATGCTTTACCGGAAACTCATTCATCCGAATCTCATGAAAAGAGAGGATGAGATCGATCGCATGATTGGCAAGCTCCAAGAGCAAGGCTACAACACGGCCATTCGATTTGGAAGTCAAGCCTTCCAATACGTGACCAACTTGGTCATGACCACTGCTATCAGA GGTGGAGGTGGTATTGTCAGCCAATTGAAGAAGAGCTACAGTCTTACGGATCTCTCCAACATGGACGAGGCCGATTATGATCAACACGGCAAGTCGCGGGATCCCGCCAATCGAAGCTATCCAAGGGCCATAGGATATCATGGACAACCTGAAGACGATCCTT ATTTTTCCCGTGAACGATCGGAATCTCGAGGAAGCGGATCTCGAAGTCGAGATAACCCATACGAGCCGATGTTCTACTCAGAGTCACCCATGAGACATCATACCAGACGTCAAATTTCGGAGACCCACGG TGACGCTGCTAGCTCTGGTTATTCAAGTGGGGCGGAGTTTCTTCCCGTTCAAGATGAACTCATGCATACCGACGACTATGAGCTCTATGATCCTCGACTTCATTCGATTAGATATCGAACGCCAACCTCTACCCGTCCTTATGTCCCCTCCCAATCTGCACCCTTAGGACCTTCCAATGTGGCCCTGAGAAATCGACCCAGGCCCAAAAAGCCTCAAGAG GATACGTTTTCCGATGGAGAAAACTATTACGAAGCCACCTCGCGCTTAAGTAACCAGATCAACCAGCAGATTTTTCAGCAACCTCAATCAAGACCCCTTTCAAGATCTTCGTCCATATCCGATTCCTACTATCCATCTGAAGCTGAAACGGATTGCACGGATCTCGCAGACCCCaacgatgaagaagatgaagatgatgaggacgaggTGTGGGTTGAGCCTTTCGAGGACCCAGTTATCACTGGGCAACTGACATTTCTGGTTGGACCTCAAGCACCTGGACAGAAAACCCCAATAGGAGATgatgaaacccaaggaacattgaagaagaAGGACGAACTTGACGGGGAAAGAACCCCAATTGGTGGAGACAGAATGGCCGATCTGGCTCAAATTCAGGATTTGGAGAGGGTGGCCTTGAGGTTGCGAGAGACCATGGAACAGGCACCACCGCCTGTGCCAATGAAATTCAGTCATTCCTCGGCCAGCCCTTCCACCCGCAGAGAGCCCTTCATCGAGGAGAGGCCGCTTCCAAGTGTTGCCATGGGCAGAGAAACCAGATCCCGCACAGGTTCAATCTCCTCTCAAAGTGGATCAAACACTTCAAGCCGTCCCCAATCCCGAGGCGAACGAATTCAACGAAAACAAAGAGCCCCTCAACCTCCTAGTGGGGATCCTGGATGGGTTATTCATCCTAGACCACCTCCGCTTTCCTATCCTCAACCAGCTGCGTCAAATTATGATGCGGAACAAGAGAAGTTGATCAGACCTGTCGCCCCCAAAATGACCTATCCGGATCAAACCAGGCCCAAGCTTAGAGATGTGGAGCTTCAAGGGCCCATAACGTCAACCCCTGTTCCATTTTCGTTTCCTCGGATGTCCACAAGAACCGAGGAACCTCAATTCCGAGAGGAAGCCGCGGCCTTGTATCCAATTCAAGAGAAATCCTCCCCCATGCCAATAGGCTATCGGCCTACGTCCCCCCGGAATATGCCAGGAGCTCCCGCTATTCAGGGCACTTTGTCCCCGAACCTCGATCAAAGCGAAAGTGCCTCGGGCTTGTCTGTGAGCCCTTCAAAATGCCCCCATTGTACAATTCACAGTTGGCTGCCGCATTCGTCAAATTGCGCCAAGTGGAAAGGAGGCGTCCGTCGAAGACCGTAG